In Cloacibacterium caeni, a single window of DNA contains:
- a CDS encoding radical SAM protein — protein MKINSIVLKTASLCNLNCSYCYVYNKGDDTYKNMPKIFAKSLIPILLKRILEYMEKKDLKKYNIIFHGGEPLLAGIEYYKYFISEYQRTFKDTFKEINFIMQTNGTLLNEKYVHDLNKLSISIGISMDGTEKTNSKYRVYHNNKSSYKEIKNGIDLCNMILGNSGVLSVINIEDKPSDVYDQYKKLKISFVNLLFPDENHDTIIINDTRGKIGKWLVEMFNLWFFDKSAERPEILLFSTLIKLILSLPEGNDVMGKRFGATMIIETNGDIQTNDTLRVSKPGITHSKFNINKDNLDSIENIKLAELYYYAHHRLPFMCQNCDLEEICAGGYLVNRYSKKNGFNNESVYCEDLAEFICHVQNIIAVEIYDELKLEKLNLSNLINNIRFNKAKYHENIYLQSF, from the coding sequence ATGAAAATTAATTCGATTGTTTTAAAGACCGCAAGTTTGTGTAATTTAAATTGCTCTTATTGTTATGTTTATAATAAAGGTGACGATACATATAAAAATATGCCCAAAATTTTTGCAAAATCACTAATTCCTATTTTGCTTAAAAGAATTCTAGAATATATGGAAAAAAAAGATTTAAAAAAATATAATATAATCTTTCATGGAGGAGAGCCACTATTAGCTGGCATAGAATATTACAAATATTTTATAAGTGAATATCAAAGAACCTTTAAAGATACATTTAAAGAGATTAACTTTATTATGCAAACTAATGGTACTTTGTTAAATGAAAAATATGTTCATGATTTAAATAAATTAAGTATAAGCATTGGAATAAGTATGGATGGCACAGAAAAAACAAATTCAAAATATAGGGTATATCATAATAATAAATCTTCTTATAAAGAAATTAAAAATGGGATTGATTTATGTAATATGATATTAGGAAACTCAGGGGTACTTTCAGTGATAAATATTGAAGATAAACCTTCAGATGTTTATGATCAATATAAAAAACTAAAAATCAGTTTTGTAAATTTACTCTTTCCGGATGAAAACCATGATACAATTATCATTAACGATACTAGAGGCAAAATAGGCAAATGGCTTGTGGAGATGTTTAATTTGTGGTTTTTTGATAAATCTGCAGAAAGACCAGAAATTCTTTTATTTTCAACATTGATAAAATTAATCTTATCATTGCCAGAAGGAAATGATGTAATGGGAAAAAGATTTGGAGCTACTATGATAATTGAAACAAATGGAGATATACAAACCAATGATACCCTACGAGTTAGTAAACCTGGAATAACTCACTCAAAATTTAATATAAATAAAGATAATCTTGATTCTATTGAAAATATAAAACTAGCTGAATTATATTATTATGCGCATCATCGTTTACCTTTTATGTGTCAAAACTGTGATTTAGAAGAAATTTGTGCAGGAGGTTATCTTGTTAATAGATATAGTAAAAAGAATGGATTCAATAATGAGTCAGTGTATTGTGAGGATTTAGCAGAGTTTATTTGTCATGTTCAGAATATTATTGCAGTAGAAATTTATGATGAATTGAAATTAGAAAAATTAAATTTGTCAAACTTAATTAATAACATACGTTTTAATAAAGCTAAATATCATGAAAATATATATTTACAAAGTTTTTAG
- a CDS encoding peptidase domain-containing ABC transporter, which translates to MKKLFPFYKQPDAKDCGPTCLRIISKYYGKSIPLQQIRVITETTREGSSLLGLSDAAEKLGFKSLGVQINFKTLFEEVPLPCVVHWNKKHFVVVYKIDKSENVYVSDPSFGLLTYTKAEFIKHWIGNNSNENTEEGIALLFETTSSFFKNDFDELENKANFSFLSKYLFKYKPLVIQLSVGLFIGSIMSLIFPFLTQSIIDIGIQNQDINFIYLVLLAQLMLFFGKIGIEIIRGWIFLHLSTRISISIISDFFIKLMKLPISFFDTRMTGDIMQRINDHHRIEQLLTNSSLNTLFSLVNLIIFSIVLLFYDYRLFLVYLIGAVFYIIWITFFLNKRKELDYKRFSQVSQEQSKVIELINGMQEIKMHNAEKQKRWGWEFLQVKLFKLRIKSLSLEQWQSVGGSFINQMKDILVSFLSAKLVLSGNLTLGMMLSVQYIIGQLNSPLMQLIDFIKQYQDASISLERLAEIHDKEDEENTEEHYASEIPKKDIEIENVSFRYIGSDQFVFENLNLTIPHQKTTAIVGASGSGKTTLLKLLMKFYEPNKGEIKIGNTNIKNISPRFWREHCGVVMQDGYVFNDTIAENIAVGEDYIDKQKLRKAVEIANIKDFIEELPLSYNTKIGNEGIGISGGQKQRLFIARAVYKSPEYIFFDEATSALDANNERIIMENLEKFFKGKTAIVIAHRLSTVKHADKIIVLDKGKVVEEGNHKELVALRGEYYRLVKNQLELGN; encoded by the coding sequence TTGAAAAAACTATTTCCATTTTATAAACAGCCAGACGCTAAAGATTGTGGGCCAACCTGTCTCCGTATTATTTCAAAATATTATGGAAAATCTATTCCTTTACAGCAAATTCGCGTTATTACTGAGACAACAAGAGAAGGTAGTAGCTTATTAGGGTTAAGTGATGCAGCAGAAAAATTAGGTTTCAAAAGTTTGGGGGTGCAGATTAATTTCAAAACCTTATTTGAAGAGGTTCCATTACCCTGCGTAGTTCATTGGAATAAGAAACATTTTGTTGTAGTTTATAAAATTGATAAATCAGAAAATGTATATGTTTCAGACCCAAGTTTTGGCTTATTGACCTATACTAAAGCGGAATTTATCAAACACTGGATTGGTAATAATTCTAATGAAAATACGGAGGAAGGTATTGCTCTTTTATTTGAAACTACATCTTCTTTCTTCAAAAATGATTTTGATGAACTTGAAAATAAGGCAAACTTTTCTTTCCTTTCCAAATACCTTTTTAAATATAAACCCTTAGTAATTCAACTTTCGGTTGGTTTATTTATAGGAAGTATAATGTCGTTAATCTTTCCTTTTCTAACCCAAAGCATTATAGATATTGGTATACAAAATCAGGATATTAATTTCATCTATTTGGTTTTGTTAGCGCAGTTAATGCTTTTTTTTGGGAAAATTGGAATAGAAATTATTAGAGGTTGGATTTTTCTTCACCTTTCCACAAGAATTAGTATTTCTATTATTTCAGATTTCTTTATCAAATTAATGAAGCTTCCCATTAGTTTTTTCGATACCAGAATGACGGGGGACATTATGCAGAGAATTAATGATCACCATAGAATAGAACAACTTCTTACCAATTCTTCTCTCAATACTTTATTTTCGTTAGTTAATCTGATTATTTTCAGCATTGTTTTACTGTTTTATGATTACAGACTATTTCTAGTTTATTTGATTGGAGCGGTTTTCTATATTATCTGGATTACCTTTTTTCTTAATAAAAGAAAAGAATTAGACTATAAAAGATTTTCGCAGGTTTCCCAAGAGCAAAGTAAAGTGATTGAACTTATCAATGGTATGCAGGAAATCAAAATGCATAATGCCGAAAAACAAAAACGTTGGGGTTGGGAATTTTTGCAAGTCAAGTTGTTTAAATTAAGAATAAAATCACTTTCATTAGAACAATGGCAATCAGTTGGGGGAAGTTTTATTAATCAAATGAAAGATATTCTAGTCAGTTTTCTATCTGCGAAATTAGTTTTAAGTGGAAATTTGACTTTAGGAATGATGCTTTCAGTTCAATATATAATTGGTCAATTAAACAGTCCTCTAATGCAGCTGATTGATTTTATAAAGCAATACCAAGATGCATCTATTTCACTGGAAAGGCTTGCAGAAATTCACGATAAAGAAGATGAAGAAAATACTGAGGAACATTATGCTTCTGAAATCCCTAAAAAAGATATTGAAATCGAAAATGTTTCTTTTAGATATATTGGTTCTGACCAATTTGTTTTTGAAAATTTAAACCTCACAATTCCTCATCAAAAAACCACAGCAATCGTGGGAGCTAGTGGAAGTGGTAAAACTACTCTACTCAAATTATTAATGAAATTTTATGAGCCTAATAAAGGCGAAATAAAAATAGGAAACACCAATATCAAAAACATTTCTCCTAGATTTTGGCGAGAACATTGTGGTGTTGTTATGCAAGATGGTTATGTTTTCAATGACACAATAGCTGAAAATATTGCTGTCGGGGAAGATTACATTGATAAACAAAAACTTAGAAAAGCAGTGGAAATTGCAAACATCAAAGATTTTATTGAAGAATTACCGTTAAGTTATAACACTAAAATAGGTAATGAAGGAATCGGAATAAGTGGTGGACAAAAACAAAGACTTTTCATTGCTCGAGCAGTATATAAATCTCCAGAATATATTTTTTTTGATGAAGCTACTTCTGCTTTAGATGCCAATAATGAAAGAATCATTATGGAAAATCTAGAAAAATTTTTCAAAGGCAAGACCGCTATTGTAATTGCACATAGACTTTCTACCGTAAAACATGCAGATAAAATTATTGTTTTAGACAAAGGCAAAGTAGTAGAAGAAGGAAATCATAAAGAGCTTGTAGCACTTAGAGGAGAATATTACAGATTAGTAAAAAATCAATTAGAACTTGGAAACTAA
- a CDS encoding HlyD family secretion protein has product METKKDILDNLELRSESVQDILTRPPHWMIRWGNTIIFGCLTMVLLMSYFIKYPEFVPAPIIVTSQNPPEKLLSRTNSKIEKIFIKDHQEVKKGDVLMILQSTANYSDVLKLKKIVDSISPNQIFNFPLSETSKFKLGDLQSDYNSFAKAFQDERLFSRLKPYAPEDIATSQSLSESRGRIATLQQQLNLENAKFDLTKKNYERSQQLFNQGVIAKMELENERIKYLQAQQNVKSIMLSISQLEESLNNLNKTKSGVAINSEKDKINYSSQTLQLFEQLRKSLKQWEQNYLIISSTNGTVSFQQFLGENQFVKTDEAILSILPTNKEALVGRMSIPSINSGKVISGQKVLIKLDNYRYQEFGIVEGRVQNISLTPDDNGNYYVDVILPKGLKTSYNKTLTFDKELKGNAEIVTQDLRLIERFFYQIRKLLGYQS; this is encoded by the coding sequence TTGGAAACTAAAAAAGACATATTAGACAATTTAGAACTACGTTCAGAAAGCGTACAAGACATTCTTACAAGACCACCACATTGGATGATTCGTTGGGGGAATACTATTATTTTTGGATGTTTAACAATGGTTTTATTAATGAGCTATTTCATAAAATATCCAGAGTTTGTACCAGCTCCAATTATAGTAACCTCCCAAAATCCGCCTGAAAAGCTATTGTCAAGGACAAATTCTAAAATTGAAAAAATATTTATTAAAGATCATCAAGAAGTTAAAAAAGGTGATGTTTTAATGATTTTACAATCAACAGCCAACTATAGTGATGTATTAAAACTCAAAAAAATTGTTGATTCTATTTCGCCTAATCAAATATTCAATTTTCCATTAAGTGAAACTTCAAAATTCAAATTAGGAGATTTACAAAGCGACTATAATTCTTTTGCAAAAGCTTTTCAGGATGAAAGATTGTTTTCAAGACTAAAACCTTATGCTCCAGAAGATATTGCAACTAGCCAAAGTCTATCAGAAAGTAGAGGAAGAATTGCCACATTACAACAACAATTGAATTTAGAAAATGCTAAATTTGATTTAACCAAGAAAAATTATGAACGTTCTCAACAACTCTTTAATCAAGGAGTAATTGCTAAGATGGAATTGGAAAATGAAAGAATAAAATATCTTCAAGCCCAACAAAATGTAAAAAGTATAATGCTTTCAATTTCTCAATTAGAAGAGTCTCTTAATAATTTAAATAAAACAAAAAGTGGTGTCGCAATAAATTCTGAAAAGGATAAAATCAATTATTCTTCTCAAACTCTACAACTTTTTGAACAATTGAGAAAATCTTTGAAGCAATGGGAACAAAACTATTTGATTATTTCTTCAACAAATGGAACGGTGAGTTTTCAGCAATTTTTGGGAGAAAACCAATTTGTAAAAACAGATGAAGCAATACTATCTATTTTACCAACAAATAAAGAAGCTCTAGTAGGCAGAATGTCTATTCCATCTATAAATTCTGGAAAAGTAATTTCAGGACAAAAAGTTCTTATAAAACTCGATAACTATCGCTACCAAGAATTTGGTATTGTAGAAGGTAGAGTTCAAAATATCTCTCTAACTCCAGATGATAATGGCAATTATTATGTTGATGTTATTTTACCTAAAGGATTGAAAACTTCTTATAATAAAACTCTTACTTTTGACAAAGAACTAAAAGGCAATGCAGAAATTGTAACCCAAGATTTAAGATTAATTGAGCGTTTCTTCTATCAAATTAGAAAATTATTGGGGTATCAATCATAA
- a CDS encoding relaxase/mobilization nuclease domain-containing protein: MIVKILGSASSNFHGVQYNDKKVEKGTGELMLMKNFPSFIDENSSQEEVRNYLKSISKNEKVKKPQFHAVISTKFQQHSKEELTKVAEDFMQEMGYGNQPFIVVFHNDTENNHVHIVSTRVDKSTRKKLNDSYERLKAQKALADTLEKRYGISSEEKLEKLLNYQISSLKQLEILLERNGFKLTKNTNDENALGILKNGVREKTIYGNQLNISNPKNDNRAKQIKAILNKYKEVYSNKVFKVEDRRYLEKLLPEEKQKENWKPKIEFESELQKKLRDVFGIDVIFHHKDELHPFGYTLIDHKTETIYKGSDILKMNDLFDFTSEVMDKKLFESLKDYNLLDKASKQVLMEYLKHQNPENVPKEFMLFENKKRKNKEVFNSVKNELRNYLKTQNNDHVKIIKSEEGIYYAVDAKLHYVGELQSLIGEKEYQKFLNPNQASETRTVNQTESNDTKELSKAINEMLFEWTKHSGTSKDPSEEELKKRKKRKKL; the protein is encoded by the coding sequence ATGATAGTTAAGATTTTAGGTTCAGCAAGTTCCAATTTTCACGGAGTACAGTATAACGATAAAAAAGTAGAAAAAGGAACTGGTGAGTTGATGCTGATGAAAAATTTTCCTTCTTTCATTGATGAAAACAGCAGTCAGGAAGAAGTTAGGAATTACCTCAAATCTATTTCAAAAAACGAGAAAGTAAAGAAGCCACAATTCCATGCAGTGATTTCAACAAAATTTCAACAGCATAGCAAAGAAGAATTGACAAAAGTTGCGGAAGATTTTATGCAGGAAATGGGTTACGGAAACCAACCGTTCATCGTAGTTTTTCACAACGACACCGAAAATAACCACGTACATATTGTTTCCACGAGAGTAGATAAATCGACCAGGAAAAAGCTCAACGACAGTTACGAGAGACTGAAAGCCCAAAAAGCACTGGCTGACACATTGGAAAAACGCTACGGAATAAGTTCCGAGGAAAAATTGGAAAAACTATTGAACTACCAAATTAGTTCACTTAAACAATTAGAAATATTACTTGAAAGAAATGGCTTTAAGCTCACAAAAAACACAAATGATGAAAATGCTTTGGGTATTCTAAAAAATGGAGTTCGAGAGAAAACGATTTATGGAAATCAACTCAATATTAGCAACCCTAAAAATGACAATAGAGCAAAGCAAATCAAGGCGATTTTGAATAAATATAAAGAGGTGTATTCTAACAAGGTTTTCAAAGTGGAAGACCGAAGATATTTAGAAAAATTGCTTCCTGAAGAAAAGCAAAAGGAAAATTGGAAGCCAAAGATTGAATTTGAAAGCGAGCTTCAGAAAAAGCTCAGAGACGTATTCGGTATAGATGTAATTTTTCATCATAAAGACGAACTCCACCCTTTTGGTTATACTTTAATTGACCATAAAACAGAAACAATTTATAAAGGAAGTGATATTCTGAAAATGAATGATTTGTTTGACTTCACTTCTGAAGTAATGGACAAGAAACTATTTGAAAGCTTAAAGGATTACAACCTATTGGATAAAGCATCAAAACAAGTATTGATGGAATATCTGAAACACCAGAATCCAGAAAATGTACCCAAAGAGTTTATGCTTTTTGAGAACAAGAAAAGAAAAAACAAAGAAGTATTCAATTCGGTGAAAAATGAGTTAAGAAATTATCTCAAAACACAAAACAATGATCATGTTAAAATTATAAAATCAGAAGAAGGAATCTATTATGCAGTCGACGCAAAACTGCATTATGTAGGAGAACTTCAATCATTAATTGGAGAAAAAGAATATCAAAAATTTCTAAATCCAAATCAAGCCAGTGAAACCAGAACAGTAAACCAAACTGAAAGTAATGATACTAAAGAATTATCAAAAGCAATAAATGAAATGTTGTTTGAATGGACAAAACATTCAGGAACATCTAAAGATCCTTCGGAAGAAGAACTCAAAAAAAGAAAAAAAAGAAAGAAATTATGA
- a CDS encoding ParA family protein: MIITFATQKGGTGKTTLAIAFANYISGLSERKIKVYDFDFQKSFYYKWKEDEQSDLPKLYEVETIGEDDEQPFSDFETLINLKESEEINLFDLAGTLDQKYSDLLIYSDFIIIPFEYSDVSVKSTLVFKNLLGLLESEAERIFIRSKYDKGYKYPNQKEMDEEITKYGILIENPVLKRNCLQTIDTRNLTYEQKYAVKKPFNEIIDLINSILKITL, translated from the coding sequence ATGATTATCACATTTGCCACGCAAAAAGGCGGAACAGGAAAAACGACACTTGCCATTGCATTTGCCAATTACATTTCTGGACTATCAGAAAGGAAAATCAAGGTATATGATTTCGATTTTCAAAAATCCTTCTACTACAAATGGAAAGAAGACGAGCAGTCAGACCTTCCAAAATTGTATGAGGTAGAAACCATTGGTGAAGATGATGAACAACCATTTTCCGATTTTGAAACACTCATTAATCTAAAAGAAAGTGAAGAGATTAACCTCTTTGATTTGGCAGGAACACTCGACCAGAAATACAGTGACTTGCTGATTTACAGCGATTTTATCATCATTCCTTTTGAATATTCCGATGTGTCAGTAAAATCAACTTTGGTATTTAAAAATCTGTTAGGCTTATTAGAAAGCGAAGCTGAACGAATCTTTATTCGCTCCAAATATGATAAAGGTTACAAATACCCCAACCAAAAGGAAATGGATGAAGAAATCACAAAATATGGAATACTTATCGAAAACCCTGTACTCAAAAGAAACTGCCTTCAAACCATAGATACCAGAAATCTCACCTACGAACAAAAATACGCTGTAAAAAAGCCTTTTAATGAAATTATTGACCTAATAAACAGCATTTTAAAAATAACTCTTTAA
- a CDS encoding DUF4134 domain-containing protein, giving the protein MMKKVFTAFILLLAITPAFAQGGATAISNAASDIKDYWDPIKLILKAVGGLVGFIGGLRVYNKWTNGDQDVNKEILGYGGAMIFLIVVPEFVTAFFA; this is encoded by the coding sequence ATGATGAAAAAAGTATTCACTGCTTTCATTTTACTTTTAGCCATTACTCCAGCCTTTGCACAAGGAGGTGCAACAGCCATCTCCAATGCAGCAAGTGACATCAAAGATTATTGGGATCCGATTAAACTGATTTTGAAAGCAGTCGGCGGATTGGTGGGTTTCATTGGTGGTCTTCGAGTGTACAACAAATGGACGAATGGCGACCAGGATGTGAACAAAGAAATTCTCGGTTATGGAGGAGCAATGATTTTCCTCATTGTAGTTCCGGAGTTTGTCACCGCATTCTTTGCCTAA
- a CDS encoding DUF4133 domain-containing protein, whose product MGFYLYKGLKKPIVFFGLKGKYIFYAVGVIGSGVIAALVLSKFGLLGSLLGLAVTAGGVYLIFKRQDKYGLYDKTKNFNQIFIFPKRFNNKRLLQHGNNKKTSI is encoded by the coding sequence ATGGGATTCTATCTTTACAAGGGGCTTAAAAAACCCATTGTATTCTTCGGACTTAAAGGGAAATACATTTTTTATGCAGTTGGTGTTATAGGTAGCGGAGTCATTGCCGCATTAGTATTATCCAAATTCGGTTTACTCGGTTCACTTTTAGGATTGGCAGTTACTGCAGGAGGTGTTTATCTCATCTTCAAAAGGCAGGACAAGTACGGTTTGTATGACAAAACTAAAAATTTCAATCAGATATTCATTTTTCCAAAAAGATTTAACAACAAAAGACTTTTGCAACATGGCAACAACAAAAAAACAAGCATTTGA
- a CDS encoding TraG family conjugative transposon ATPase — MATTKKQAFDIPFIGYDYGKDFNWDFDVLFGQFGNPIIGIKIKNMVEQYSADPDKYLNFHTVLNQAVSIIGEGRIVQKLDIFSKKKYTAEPSNQFLQQKYSEHFDGRLFKTIETVLLFTDIVQDKTKKKAGRTSAFSEKNYKELRDKCQKVFMLLKQENCEPQFLFEKDFEYYISGVLSMKFSEVPTFDNIKSTNEYLQIGNRFVKNISYVDVENIDLPSEIEPYSILGGNGAAAETAVDNFTFINELEDYETIVYNQIITIPPQAQQQRELDKKKKKHEGAANNSPSNAIIAEEIQTLLHNIAIDGQLVVNAHFSILFSAETLEKMEGTQSLVENKLFTKGIIVSKNAYNQLELFRSAIPGNATELREYDLFMTTSEAALCFFFKESYPVNEESNFYLRFTDRQGVPLKVDPSDSPMKTGRINNRNKFVLGPSGSGKSFLMNNIIEQYLTYNYDVVIVDTGDSYSGTCKYKGGRYIQYTEEKPITMNPFLMNKEEFNIEKIEFLTNLIFLIWQGPDAMMSSAQKSILDNVLMSYYHQYFNSGTPWYENKTSEELILYLSKYNIHEEDLFTEYENEAKGKRNYYDILGIAFDAKSDEIKEAFRRLAIEYHPDKNLNNPDYDSEKFYKVYEAYETLNDEEKRKIYNETQLILIKSNEIIRQPKSAEEWNESFRKAIIKKIKELEEKLVAKELSFNGFYEYCDRFLPVYLNNKKHKINEKEFNLRTFLFVLKDFYKGGRYGTTLNNKADESLFDEPFIVFEIDNVKDNPKLFPIVTLIIMDTFIQKMRLRKDRRKALIIEEAWKAIASKLMGGYILYLYKTVRKFWGEAVVVTQELDDIIGNAVVKDSIINNSDTFILLDQTKFKDNFDRIAALLSLNKVEQNKIFTINNLNNKFGRSRFKEFYLKRGSKGEVYGNEVSLEQYLTYTTEKPEKSAVEYYVQKYGNYDEALRKIVDDLKIFGDSLENMVSLVNLYQNPLDDKINSFYKRMKKKHKGKNVFKIILQELENQNISFSELINQKQELYGKV; from the coding sequence ATGGCAACAACAAAAAAACAAGCATTTGATATTCCATTTATCGGCTACGATTATGGGAAAGACTTCAATTGGGATTTCGATGTACTTTTTGGTCAATTTGGAAACCCAATTATTGGGATTAAAATAAAAAATATGGTCGAACAATATTCAGCCGATCCCGATAAATACCTGAATTTCCATACGGTTTTAAATCAAGCTGTATCGATTATTGGAGAAGGAAGAATTGTTCAGAAACTCGATATTTTTTCAAAAAAGAAATATACCGCAGAACCATCTAACCAGTTTCTTCAGCAAAAATATTCAGAGCATTTTGATGGACGACTTTTCAAAACCATTGAAACGGTATTGCTGTTTACGGATATTGTTCAAGATAAAACAAAGAAAAAAGCAGGCCGAACTTCGGCATTTTCAGAAAAAAACTACAAAGAACTTCGTGATAAATGTCAGAAAGTATTTATGCTTCTAAAGCAAGAAAATTGTGAACCCCAGTTTTTATTTGAAAAAGATTTTGAATATTATATTTCAGGAGTTTTGTCGATGAAATTTTCAGAGGTTCCAACATTTGATAATATCAAAAGCACCAACGAGTATTTACAAATCGGAAATCGTTTTGTGAAAAACATTTCTTACGTCGATGTTGAAAACATTGATTTACCTTCGGAAATTGAACCTTACTCTATTCTTGGAGGAAACGGTGCCGCAGCAGAAACGGCGGTTGATAATTTTACTTTCATCAACGAGCTGGAAGATTACGAAACGATTGTTTATAATCAAATTATTACCATTCCGCCACAGGCACAACAGCAAAGGGAACTCGACAAAAAGAAGAAAAAGCACGAAGGAGCCGCCAACAACTCGCCGTCCAATGCCATTATTGCAGAGGAAATTCAAACCCTACTTCATAATATCGCTATTGATGGACAACTCGTTGTGAATGCACATTTTTCGATTTTGTTTTCCGCAGAAACCTTAGAAAAAATGGAGGGGACACAGTCCCTGGTAGAGAATAAGCTGTTTACAAAAGGTATCATTGTTTCCAAAAATGCTTACAACCAGTTGGAACTCTTTCGCTCTGCCATTCCAGGAAATGCAACAGAATTGAGAGAGTACGATTTATTTATGACGACAAGCGAAGCGGCCTTGTGTTTTTTTTTTAAAGAAAGTTACCCCGTGAACGAAGAATCGAATTTTTATTTACGATTTACCGACAGACAAGGCGTTCCGCTGAAAGTTGACCCTTCAGATTCACCGATGAAAACTGGAAGGATTAATAACAGAAACAAGTTTGTTCTGGGACCTTCGGGCTCGGGGAAATCATTCCTGATGAATAATATTATCGAACAATATCTCACCTACAATTATGATGTGGTCATTGTGGATACAGGAGATTCCTATTCAGGAACCTGTAAATATAAGGGAGGAAGATATATTCAGTACACCGAAGAAAAACCCATTACCATGAATCCCTTTCTGATGAATAAAGAAGAGTTCAATATTGAAAAAATTGAGTTTTTAACCAATTTAATATTCTTGATTTGGCAAGGTCCCGATGCGATGATGTCATCCGCACAAAAATCCATATTGGACAATGTGTTGATGTCTTATTATCACCAGTATTTCAATTCGGGAACTCCGTGGTATGAGAATAAAACTTCGGAAGAGCTCATTCTCTATTTAAGCAAATATAATATTCACGAAGAAGATCTATTTACAGAATATGAGAATGAAGCTAAAGGAAAACGCAATTATTATGATATTCTAGGAATTGCATTCGATGCTAAGTCTGATGAGATCAAGGAAGCCTTCCGAAGATTGGCTATCGAATATCATCCCGATAAAAACCTGAACAATCCCGATTATGACAGCGAAAAATTTTACAAAGTCTATGAGGCTTATGAAACCTTAAATGACGAAGAAAAGCGAAAAATTTATAACGAAACACAATTGATTCTTATCAAATCTAATGAAATCATTAGACAACCTAAATCTGCAGAAGAATGGAACGAATCCTTTAGAAAAGCCATCATCAAAAAAATTAAGGAACTCGAAGAAAAGTTAGTAGCAAAAGAACTTTCTTTCAATGGATTCTATGAGTATTGCGACCGGTTCCTACCGGTTTACTTAAACAATAAAAAGCACAAAATCAACGAAAAAGAATTCAACCTGCGTACTTTTTTATTTGTTCTGAAAGACTTTTATAAAGGCGGAAGATATGGAACCACCTTAAATAATAAAGCAGACGAGAGTTTATTTGATGAACCATTCATTGTTTTTGAAATAGACAATGTAAAAGATAATCCGAAGCTTTTTCCAATTGTAACGCTCATTATTATGGATACGTTTATTCAGAAAATGAGATTGAGAAAAGACCGCAGGAAAGCCTTGATTATTGAAGAAGCGTGGAAAGCCATTGCCAGTAAACTGATGGGAGGATATATTCTGTATCTCTACAAAACGGTAAGGAAATTTTGGGGAGAAGCGGTTGTTGTTACTCAGGAACTGGATGATATTATTGGCAATGCAGTGGTAAAAGATTCCATCATCAACAATTCTGATACTTTCATATTGTTAGATCAAACCAAATTCAAGGACAATTTTGACCGCATAGCGGCTTTACTCTCTTTAAATAAGGTGGAACAGAATAAGATTTTCACCATCAATAATTTGAACAACAAATTCGGCAGAAGTCGTTTTAAAGAATTTTACTTGAAAAGAGGTTCTAAAGGAGAAGTCTATGGAAATGAAGTTTCATTGGAGCAATATTTAACCTATACAACTGAAAAACCCGAGAAGTCCGCTGTCGAATATTATGTACAGAAGTATGGTAACTACGATGAAGCCTTACGCAAAATCGTTGATGATTTAAAAATCTTTGGAGATAGCCTTGAAAATATGGTGTCTCTAGTCAATCTGTACCAAAACCCCCTAGACGATAAAATAAATTCTTTTTACAAAAGGATGAAGAAAAAACACAAAGGAAAAAATGTGTTCAAAATTATTTTACAAGAATTAGAAAACCAAAACATCAGTTTTTCAGAATTAATCAACCAAAAACAAGAGCTATATGGAAAAGTATAA